CCAGGCGCACCGCTACGACGTCGAGACGCCGATCGAGGAGACGATGCAGGCGTTCGCCGACGTCGTCCGGGCCGGCAAGGCGCTCTACATCGGCGTCTCGGAGTGGACCGCCGACCAGATCCGCGAGGGACAGGAGCTGGCCCACCATCTCGGGTTCTCGCTCATCTCGAGCCAGCCGCAGTACTCGATGCTGTGGCGGGTCATCGAGGACGAGGTGGTGCCCACGAGCGAGGAGCTCGGGCTGAGCCAGATCGTCTGGTCGCCGATCGCGCAGGGCGTGCTGACCGGCAAGTACAAGCCGGGTCAGGCCGTGCCCGAGGGCTCGCGTGCCACCGACACCCGCGGCGGCTCGGACAACATCAGCCGCTGGATGCGCGACGACGTGCTCGAGGCCGTGCAGCGGCTCCAGCCCATCGCGGACGCCGCCGATCTCAGCATGGCGCAGCTCGCCGTGGCCTGGGTGCTGCGCCGGCCCAACATCGCCGCGGCGATCATCGGCGCGTCCCGCCCCGAGCAGGTCACCGACAACGCCAAGGCGTCCGGTGTGGTGCTCGGCGACGACGTGATGGCCGCGATCGACGACGCGCTCGGGGACGTGGTCGTCCGCGACCCGTCGTACACCGCGCGACAGACGCCGGACACGCGCCCGACCTGATCTGCTCGGCGGCGGCGGGCTGCTCGATAGAGTGCGGCCATGCCCACCCTGCGCGACGTCGTCGCTGTCCTGGACGATCTCTACGACCCCGCGTGGGCCGACGACTGGGACGCGGTCGGCACCGTCGCGGGTGACCCCGCCGCCAAGGTCACCCGGGTGCTGCTCGCGGTCGACCCGGTCTCCGCCGTGGTCGACGAGGCCGTGGCGTGGGGGGCGGACCTCCTCGTGACGCACCACCCGCTGTGGCTCAAGGGTGTGACGTCCGTCGCCGCGACGTCCCCCAAGGGCCGGGTCGTCCACACCCTCATCACGAACGGCGTCGCGCTCCACACGTGCCACACGAATGCCGACAGTCCCCGGCTCGGCGTGTCGGAGTCGATGGCGTTCGCGCTGGGGCTGACCGACGTCCGCCCCCTGGAGCCGGACACCGACGACGCACAGCCCGACCGGGGCAGCGGACGCATCGGCGTGCTCGAGACCCCCATGACGTTGACCGCGTTCTCCGAGCACGTGGCACGCAGTCTGCCCTCGCACCACAGCGCCGTGCGGGTCGCGGGGGATCCCGGCCGCACGGTGCGGACGGTCGCCCTGTGTGGCGGATCGGGGGACTTCCTGCTCGGGACCGCCCAGGCGCAGGGTGCCGACGTCTACGTGACGTCCGACCTGCGGCACCACCCCGTCAGCGAGCACCTCGAGCAGCCCGACCCGTGCGCGGTGGTGGACGTGCCGCACTGGTCGGCGGAGTGGACCTGGCTGCCGGTCGCCGCCGCAGCGCTCCTGGAACGCCTGTCCGGAGTGGAGGTCAGGGTCTCCATGACAGTGACCGATCCATGGACCGCCTTCGTGCCGGGTACGGTGTGAGGGTGAAAGCCGACCCCACCGCCCAGGCCGCGCTGCTCGAGCTGCAGTCCACGGACGCGATCCTCAGCCAGCTCCAGCACCGCAGGAACACCCTCCCCGAGCTCGCCCGCATCACCGAGCTCGAGGCCCAGATCAAGGACGTCGACGGCACGCGCATCGAGCTCGACACGCAGGTCTCGGACCTGAGCCGCGCGCAGAAGAAGGCCGACGCCGAGGTCGAGCAGGTCAGGACCCGACGCACCCGTGACGAGGAGCGCCTCAACTCCGGAGCCGTCAAGAACCCGAAGGACCTCGAGAGCCTGCAGCGCGAGCTGGTCGCGCTCGAGCGCCGCATCTCGACCCTGGAGGACGAGGAGCTCGAGGTCATGGAGAAGCTCGAGGACGCCCAGACCGGGCTCGCCTCGGTCCAGGGAGATCTCGACAGCCTGAAGGCCGAGCTGGCCGAGCAGGTCTCCGCGCGCGACGCCGCGATCGAGGTCATCGACCAGCAGGCGTCCGACGCCCAGGCCGAGCGCGGCTCGATCGCCGACGGCATCCCGGCCGACCTCATCACCCTCTACGACAAGCTGCGTGGCCAGTACGGCACGGGCGCCGCCGCCCTGCGCGCGCGTCGCTGCGAGGGCTGCCGGCTCGAGCTCAACGGCGCCGACCTGCGCGAGCTCGCGGCTGCGCCCGAGGACGACGTGCTGCGCTGCCCCGAGTGCAGCCGCATCCTGGTGCGTACGCCCGAATCCGGCCTGTGACCGATCGGGTCATCCTCGAGGCCGACGGCGGCTCGCGCGGCAACCCCGGCCCGGCGTCGTACGGGGCGCTGATCCGTGACGCCGACACCGGTGTCGTGGTTGCGCAGCGCGGCGAGACGATCGGCCGGGCGACGAACAACGTCGCGGAGTACTCCGGCCTGATCGCCGGGCTCGAGCTCTACCGTGAGCACACGCCCGACGTGCGGCTCGAGGTCAGGATGGACTCCAAGCTCGTCATCGAGCAGATGGCGGGCCGCTGGAAGATCAAGCACGCGGACATGATCCCGCTGGCCGAGAAGGCCCGGCGGCTCCTGCCGCCGGACGTGACGTGGACGTGGGTGCCGCGCGAGCGGAACAAGGACGCCGACGCCCTGGCCAATGCCGCGCTCGACGACGAGCGCGACGGCGGCTCCGGCCTGGTCGGCGGCACGGCCCAGTCCACGCCCAGGTCGACCCCCGCCACCGGGTGGTCGGCGGCCGGCGGCAGTCCGACGACCCTCGTGCTCGTCCGCCACGGCGTCACGTCCGCCACCGAGCGCAAGGCGTTCTCCGGCAGCACGGGGGAGGACCACGGACTCACCGAGACCGGTCGGCAGCAGGCCGACCGGGCAGCAGCCTGGATCGCCGAACGGGGTCCGGTCGACGCGATCGTCACGTCGCCGTTGCGCCGCACCCGGGAGACCGCAGCCGTGATCGGCCGTGACCTCGGCCTGGACGTGACCGTCGACGCGGGCCTCACGGAGACGTCGTTCGGCGACTGGGACGGCTACACGTTCGCCGAGATCCAGGAACGCTGGCCCGAGGAGATGACGGCCTGGCTGGCCTCGACCGACGTGGCGCCCCCCGGCGGCGAGTCGTTCGGCCAGGTCGATCGACGCATCTCGGCGACCCGCGACGCCCTGCTCACGGCACACCCGGGCAGGACGGTCGTCGCGGTCACCCACGTGACCCCGATCAAGCTGCTGGTGCGCCACGCCCTCGGGGCACCGCTCAGCTCGATCTACAAGATGGAGCTGTCACCCGCATCGGTCACCACGGTCGCGTGGTGGCCCGACGGCAACGCGTCGCTGCGCGGCTTCAACATCGTCCCGTAGGCGGGCGCGCCGTCAGCTCGTGGCGACCTCGGCGACGACGACGTCGAGGCGCCCACCGTGCCGCTCGACGGTCCAGCCGAGGTCCTGCAGGACGCCCTGGAGCTCGTCGATGCTCCGCGGGTCGGCGCCGGACTGCATGAGCCCGCGCACGATGTGGCCCTTGGTCGCCTTGTTGAAATGGCTGATCACCTTGCGCCGGCCCTGGTGCTCGTGCAGCACCCGCATGGTCGCGGTGCGGTCGGCGAGGTCCGCAGGGGGCT
Above is a genomic segment from Aeromicrobium chenweiae containing:
- a CDS encoding aldo/keto reductase family protein: MDHRYLGNSGLKISEIAYGNWLTHGSQVEEDAAAACVRQALEEGITTFDTADVYANTKAESVLGRALAGQRRESLEILTKVYWSTGPGGPNDSGLSRKHIMESINGSLTRLQTDYVDLYQAHRYDVETPIEETMQAFADVVRAGKALYIGVSEWTADQIREGQELAHHLGFSLISSQPQYSMLWRVIEDEVVPTSEELGLSQIVWSPIAQGVLTGKYKPGQAVPEGSRATDTRGGSDNISRWMRDDVLEAVQRLQPIADAADLSMAQLAVAWVLRRPNIAAAIIGASRPEQVTDNAKASGVVLGDDVMAAIDDALGDVVVRDPSYTARQTPDTRPT
- a CDS encoding Nif3-like dinuclear metal center hexameric protein — translated: MPTLRDVVAVLDDLYDPAWADDWDAVGTVAGDPAAKVTRVLLAVDPVSAVVDEAVAWGADLLVTHHPLWLKGVTSVAATSPKGRVVHTLITNGVALHTCHTNADSPRLGVSESMAFALGLTDVRPLEPDTDDAQPDRGSGRIGVLETPMTLTAFSEHVARSLPSHHSAVRVAGDPGRTVRTVALCGGSGDFLLGTAQAQGADVYVTSDLRHHPVSEHLEQPDPCAVVDVPHWSAEWTWLPVAAAALLERLSGVEVRVSMTVTDPWTAFVPGTV
- a CDS encoding bifunctional RNase H/acid phosphatase; this encodes MTDRVILEADGGSRGNPGPASYGALIRDADTGVVVAQRGETIGRATNNVAEYSGLIAGLELYREHTPDVRLEVRMDSKLVIEQMAGRWKIKHADMIPLAEKARRLLPPDVTWTWVPRERNKDADALANAALDDERDGGSGLVGGTAQSTPRSTPATGWSAAGGSPTTLVLVRHGVTSATERKAFSGSTGEDHGLTETGRQQADRAAAWIAERGPVDAIVTSPLRRTRETAAVIGRDLGLDVTVDAGLTETSFGDWDGYTFAEIQERWPEEMTAWLASTDVAPPGGESFGQVDRRISATRDALLTAHPGRTVVAVTHVTPIKLLVRHALGAPLSSIYKMELSPASVTTVAWWPDGNASLRGFNIVP
- a CDS encoding zinc ribbon domain-containing protein; the protein is MKADPTAQAALLELQSTDAILSQLQHRRNTLPELARITELEAQIKDVDGTRIELDTQVSDLSRAQKKADAEVEQVRTRRTRDEERLNSGAVKNPKDLESLQRELVALERRISTLEDEELEVMEKLEDAQTGLASVQGDLDSLKAELAEQVSARDAAIEVIDQQASDAQAERGSIADGIPADLITLYDKLRGQYGTGAAALRARRCEGCRLELNGADLRELAAAPEDDVLRCPECSRILVRTPESGL